One Halichoerus grypus chromosome 1, mHalGry1.hap1.1, whole genome shotgun sequence genomic region harbors:
- the EHHADH gene encoding peroxisomal bifunctional enzyme isoform X2 has product MAEYTRLRNCLALIRLRNPPVNAISTAVLHGIREGLQKAVTDHTVKAIVICGADGKFSAGADIHSFGTPRMSDFVLGHVVDEIQRNEKPVVAAIQGLALGGGLELALGCHYRIAHAEAQIGFPEVTLGILPGARGTQLLPRLIGVPAALDLITSGRHVLADEALKLGILDEIVNSDPVEEAIKLAQRISDQPLESRRLCNKPIQSLSNMDSIFSEALLKMRKQHPGCLSQETCVRAVQAAVQYPYEVGIKKEEELFMYLQKSGQARALQYVFFAERNASKWSTPSGASWKTATAQPISSVGVVGLGTMGRGIVISLAKAKIPVIAMDSDKKQLETADKIITSLLEKEASKMQHNSHPWLGPKPRLTASMKELGGVDLVIEAVFEEINLKKQVFAELSAVCKPEAFLCTNTSALDIDEIASSTHRPHLVIGTHFFSPAHVMKLLEIIPSQYSSPTTIATVMNLAKKIKKIGVVVGNCFGFVGNRMLKPYYNQTYFLLEEGSKPEEIDQVLEEFGFKMGPFRVSDLAGLDVGWKSRQGQGLTGPMLPLGTPARKRGNGRYCPIPDMLCESGRFGQKTGKGWYQYDKPLGRIHKPDPWLSEFLSRYRETYHIEARIISQDEILERCLYSLINEAFRILGEGMAGTPEHIDVVYLHGYGWPRHRGGPMFYASTVGLPTVLEKLQKYYRQNPDIPQLEPCDYLKKLASLGNPPLKEWQSLAGPRNSRL; this is encoded by the exons tacgGCTGTACTCCATGGAATACGAGAGGGACTGCAGAAAGCTGTAACAGACCATACAGTAAAAGCCATTGTGATTTGTGGAGCGGATGGCAAATTCTCTGCAG GTGCTGATATCCACAGCTTCGGGACACCTAGAATGTCTGACTTCGTACTGGGACATGTAGTAGATGAAATACAGAGAAATGAGAAGCCCGTGGTGGCAGCTATTCAAGGCCTGGCTTTAGGAGGGGGACTGGAGCTGGCCCTGGGCTGTCACTATAGGATTGCCCATGCAGAG GCTCAAATTGGCTTCCCAGAAGTCACATTAGGAATCCTTCCTGGTGCAAGAGGAACCCAGCTTCTCCCCAGACTCATTGGAGTTCCTGCTGCACTTGACTTAATTACCTCAG gaagaCATGTTTTGGCAGATGAAGCCCTCAAGCTGGGTATTCTAGATGAAATTGTGAACTCAGACCCGGTTGAAGAAGCAATCAAATTAGCCCAGAGAATTTCTG aTCAGCCTTTAGAATCCCGTAGACTCTGCAACAAGCCAATTCAGAGCTTGTCCAACATGGACAGCATTTTCAGTGAAGCCCTTCTGAAGATGCGGAAGCAGCATCCTGGGTGCCTTTCTCAGGAGACGTGTGTCCGTGCAGTCCAGGCTGCCGTCCAGTATCCCTATGAAGTGGGCAtcaagaaggaggaggagttgTTCATGTACCTTCAGAAATCAGGGCAGGCTAGAGCCCTGCAATATGTTTTCTTTGCGGAGAGGAATGCCAGTAAGTGGTCAACCCCCTCGGGAGCATCCTGGAAAACAGCAACAGCACAGCCCATCTCCTCGGTTGGCGTTGTTG GCTTGGGAACAATGGGCCGGGGCATTGTCATTTCTCTTGCGAAGGCCAAGATCCCCGTGATTGCTATGGACTCGGACAAGAAGCAGCTAGAGACTGCCGATAAGATAATAACCTCCCTCCTGGAAAAGGAAGCATCCAAAATGCAGCATAACAGCCACCCTTGGTTAGGACCAAAACCCAGGTTAACTGCATCTATGAAGGAGCTTGGTGGTGTGGATTTAGTCATTGAAGCAGTATTTGAGGAAATTAACCTGAAGAAGCAGGTCTTTGCTGAACTGTCAGCTGTGTGCAAGCCAGAAGCTTTTCTGTGCACCAACACTTCAGCCTTGGACATTGATGAGATTGCTTCTTCCACTCATCGCCCTCACTTGGTCATTGGCACTCACTTCTTCTCACCAGCTCATGTGATGAAGTTGTTAGAGATTATTCCCAGCCAGTACTCTTCCCCCACTACCATTGCCACAGTTATGAATTTagcaaaaaagattaaaaaaattggaGTAGTTGTAGGTAACTGTTTTGGATTTGTTGGCAATCGAATGTTGAAGCCTTATTACAATCAGACGTATTTCTTGTTAGAAGAAGGCAGTAAGCCAGAGGAGATCGATCAGGTGCTGGAAGAGTTTGGTTTCAAAATGGGACCTTTTAGAGTGTCAGATCTTGCTGGATTGGATGTGGGTTGGAAATCTCGACAAGGGCAAGGTCTTACTGGACCTATGTTGCCTTTAGGAACTCCTGCCCGAAAGCGAGGCAATGGGAGATATTGCCCAATTCCTGATATGCTCTGTGAATCAGGACGATTTGGCCAGAAGACAGGTAAGGGTTGGTACCAATATGATAAGCCATTGGGTAGGATTCACAAACCTGACCCCTGGCTTTCTGAATTTCTGTCACGGTACAGAGAAACGTATCACATTGAGGCACGTATCATTAGTCAGGATGAGATCCTTGAGCGCTGCTTATATTCACTCATCAATGAAGCATTCCGTATCTTGGGAGAAGGGATGGCTGGTACTCCAGAGCACATCGATGTTGTCTATTTACATGGGTATGGATGGCCAAGGCACAGGGGTGGGCCCATGTTCTACGCCTCCACAGTTGGGTTGCCCACAGTGCTagagaagttgcaaaaatattaCAGGCAGAATCCTGATATTCCACAACTAGAGCCTTGTGACTATCTGAAAAAATTGGCTTCCCTGGGCAACCCTCCTCTGAAAGAATGGCAAAGCTTAGCAGGACCCCGTAACAGTAGATTATGA
- the EHHADH gene encoding peroxisomal bifunctional enzyme isoform X1, with protein MSDFVLGHVVDEIQRNEKPVVAAIQGLALGGGLELALGCHYRIAHAEAQIGFPEVTLGILPGARGTQLLPRLIGVPAALDLITSGRHVLADEALKLGILDEIVNSDPVEEAIKLAQRISDQPLESRRLCNKPIQSLSNMDSIFSEALLKMRKQHPGCLSQETCVRAVQAAVQYPYEVGIKKEEELFMYLQKSGQARALQYVFFAERNASKWSTPSGASWKTATAQPISSVGVVGLGTMGRGIVISLAKAKIPVIAMDSDKKQLETADKIITSLLEKEASKMQHNSHPWLGPKPRLTASMKELGGVDLVIEAVFEEINLKKQVFAELSAVCKPEAFLCTNTSALDIDEIASSTHRPHLVIGTHFFSPAHVMKLLEIIPSQYSSPTTIATVMNLAKKIKKIGVVVGNCFGFVGNRMLKPYYNQTYFLLEEGSKPEEIDQVLEEFGFKMGPFRVSDLAGLDVGWKSRQGQGLTGPMLPLGTPARKRGNGRYCPIPDMLCESGRFGQKTGKGWYQYDKPLGRIHKPDPWLSEFLSRYRETYHIEARIISQDEILERCLYSLINEAFRILGEGMAGTPEHIDVVYLHGYGWPRHRGGPMFYASTVGLPTVLEKLQKYYRQNPDIPQLEPCDYLKKLASLGNPPLKEWQSLAGPRNSRL; from the exons ATGTCTGACTTCGTACTGGGACATGTAGTAGATGAAATACAGAGAAATGAGAAGCCCGTGGTGGCAGCTATTCAAGGCCTGGCTTTAGGAGGGGGACTGGAGCTGGCCCTGGGCTGTCACTATAGGATTGCCCATGCAGAG GCTCAAATTGGCTTCCCAGAAGTCACATTAGGAATCCTTCCTGGTGCAAGAGGAACCCAGCTTCTCCCCAGACTCATTGGAGTTCCTGCTGCACTTGACTTAATTACCTCAG gaagaCATGTTTTGGCAGATGAAGCCCTCAAGCTGGGTATTCTAGATGAAATTGTGAACTCAGACCCGGTTGAAGAAGCAATCAAATTAGCCCAGAGAATTTCTG aTCAGCCTTTAGAATCCCGTAGACTCTGCAACAAGCCAATTCAGAGCTTGTCCAACATGGACAGCATTTTCAGTGAAGCCCTTCTGAAGATGCGGAAGCAGCATCCTGGGTGCCTTTCTCAGGAGACGTGTGTCCGTGCAGTCCAGGCTGCCGTCCAGTATCCCTATGAAGTGGGCAtcaagaaggaggaggagttgTTCATGTACCTTCAGAAATCAGGGCAGGCTAGAGCCCTGCAATATGTTTTCTTTGCGGAGAGGAATGCCAGTAAGTGGTCAACCCCCTCGGGAGCATCCTGGAAAACAGCAACAGCACAGCCCATCTCCTCGGTTGGCGTTGTTG GCTTGGGAACAATGGGCCGGGGCATTGTCATTTCTCTTGCGAAGGCCAAGATCCCCGTGATTGCTATGGACTCGGACAAGAAGCAGCTAGAGACTGCCGATAAGATAATAACCTCCCTCCTGGAAAAGGAAGCATCCAAAATGCAGCATAACAGCCACCCTTGGTTAGGACCAAAACCCAGGTTAACTGCATCTATGAAGGAGCTTGGTGGTGTGGATTTAGTCATTGAAGCAGTATTTGAGGAAATTAACCTGAAGAAGCAGGTCTTTGCTGAACTGTCAGCTGTGTGCAAGCCAGAAGCTTTTCTGTGCACCAACACTTCAGCCTTGGACATTGATGAGATTGCTTCTTCCACTCATCGCCCTCACTTGGTCATTGGCACTCACTTCTTCTCACCAGCTCATGTGATGAAGTTGTTAGAGATTATTCCCAGCCAGTACTCTTCCCCCACTACCATTGCCACAGTTATGAATTTagcaaaaaagattaaaaaaattggaGTAGTTGTAGGTAACTGTTTTGGATTTGTTGGCAATCGAATGTTGAAGCCTTATTACAATCAGACGTATTTCTTGTTAGAAGAAGGCAGTAAGCCAGAGGAGATCGATCAGGTGCTGGAAGAGTTTGGTTTCAAAATGGGACCTTTTAGAGTGTCAGATCTTGCTGGATTGGATGTGGGTTGGAAATCTCGACAAGGGCAAGGTCTTACTGGACCTATGTTGCCTTTAGGAACTCCTGCCCGAAAGCGAGGCAATGGGAGATATTGCCCAATTCCTGATATGCTCTGTGAATCAGGACGATTTGGCCAGAAGACAGGTAAGGGTTGGTACCAATATGATAAGCCATTGGGTAGGATTCACAAACCTGACCCCTGGCTTTCTGAATTTCTGTCACGGTACAGAGAAACGTATCACATTGAGGCACGTATCATTAGTCAGGATGAGATCCTTGAGCGCTGCTTATATTCACTCATCAATGAAGCATTCCGTATCTTGGGAGAAGGGATGGCTGGTACTCCAGAGCACATCGATGTTGTCTATTTACATGGGTATGGATGGCCAAGGCACAGGGGTGGGCCCATGTTCTACGCCTCCACAGTTGGGTTGCCCACAGTGCTagagaagttgcaaaaatattaCAGGCAGAATCCTGATATTCCACAACTAGAGCCTTGTGACTATCTGAAAAAATTGGCTTCCCTGGGCAACCCTCCTCTGAAAGAATGGCAAAGCTTAGCAGGACCCCGTAACAGTAGATTATGA